A genome region from Natranaeroarchaeum sulfidigenes includes the following:
- a CDS encoding PIN domain-containing protein: MILDTSFLIDLFEGKQNAFEKGVELSDGQTVQRIPSPVVMELTYGSEFGEESERRKVRNALGMYPVVEQNERIARRAGQLLAGADKRAASDSGIDKVDPMVAAVSDIYDEPVLTANVRDFDALGVAVETY; the protein is encoded by the coding sequence ATGATCCTCGATACCTCGTTTCTCATTGATCTCTTCGAGGGCAAACAGAATGCATTCGAGAAGGGTGTCGAGCTTTCAGACGGACAGACAGTTCAGCGGATTCCCTCGCCAGTCGTCATGGAACTCACCTACGGATCCGAGTTTGGAGAGGAATCGGAGCGTCGAAAGGTCCGTAACGCCCTCGGAATGTATCCGGTTGTCGAACAGAATGAACGGATTGCGCGCCGCGCCGGACAGTTACTCGCGGGTGCTGACAAGCGAGCCGCCAGTGACAGTGGAATCGACAAGGTTGATCCGATGGTTGCAGCGGTTTCGGACATCTACGATGAGCCAGTCCTCACCGCCAACGTCAGGGACTTCGACGCACTCGGTGTTGCTGTGGAGACGTACTGA
- a CDS encoding deoxyhypusine synthase: protein MTDDSREHVLPDSDQELETADVEGFDFTGDITLDTVLNSYATTGFQATALADAINIVERMQDEDATIYLTCTSNIVSSGLREVVAALLREGHVDVLITTSGSLTEDVIKTAKPFKMGSWDADEAELREKGINRLGNIYVPSDRYVWLEEYLYDFFDDFFAEAAVRTPTDFAAELGATLDDENSILKQAADNDVPVFCPALTDAEVGNFLYYYRQQAEEDIGIEILEDYESLIEDGMLADTTGLIALGDGVPKHHAIMTNLFRGGADYAVYVSTGMEGDGSLSGAPPEEAVSWGKIKNADKNYTQVEAEATLVVPLLVAQAFEF from the coding sequence ATGACCGACGACTCACGGGAGCACGTACTCCCCGATAGCGACCAAGAACTGGAGACCGCGGATGTCGAAGGGTTCGATTTTACCGGCGACATCACCCTCGATACCGTCCTCAATTCGTACGCAACGACCGGGTTTCAGGCGACCGCACTCGCAGATGCCATCAATATCGTCGAGCGCATGCAAGACGAGGATGCAACGATCTATCTCACCTGCACCTCGAACATCGTCTCGTCCGGTCTGCGTGAGGTCGTCGCCGCGCTGCTCCGCGAGGGGCACGTCGACGTCCTGATCACCACCTCGGGCTCGCTAACCGAGGACGTAATCAAGACCGCCAAGCCGTTCAAGATGGGATCGTGGGACGCCGACGAGGCTGAGCTCCGCGAGAAAGGGATCAACCGACTGGGCAACATCTACGTCCCCTCTGACCGGTACGTCTGGCTTGAGGAGTACCTCTACGACTTCTTCGACGATTTCTTCGCCGAAGCGGCGGTGCGGACGCCGACCGACTTTGCCGCCGAACTGGGCGCGACACTCGACGACGAGAACTCCATCCTGAAACAGGCCGCAGACAACGATGTACCCGTCTTCTGTCCCGCCCTGACTGACGCGGAGGTCGGCAACTTCCTCTACTACTACCGACAGCAGGCCGAGGAAGATATCGGCATCGAGATTCTGGAGGACTACGAGTCGCTGATCGAGGACGGTATGCTTGCCGACACCACGGGCCTGATCGCACTCGGGGACGGCGTCCCGAAACATCACGCCATCATGACCAATCTGTTCCGTGGCGGTGCCGACTACGCGGTCTACGTCTCCACGGGAATGGAGGGCGACGGGTCGCTATCCGGTGCACCACCGGAAGAAGCCGTCTCGTGGGGCAAGATCAAGAATGCCGACAAGAACTACACGCAGGTCGAGGCCGAGGCGACGCTCGTCGTCCCACTGCTGGTCGCGCAAGCGTTCGAGTTCTGA
- the dacZ gene encoding diadenylate cyclase DacZ: MSDVSELFGDLFTDADGIVLFSPSSSYYQTFTDLEDLDVIVAAPDNEHGADRFVELPLAFEDVADQLTFAIEGALDDDLVEEGDELICGAKLFSDDDIDTVARVRVSAGENSGIYDLFTQSRAEPSVIRAVFEVAIELGQKGQKGKPVGALFVVGDAGKVMNKSRPLSYNPFEKSHVHVGDPIVTVMLKEFSRLDGAFVISDAGKIVSAYRYLEPAAEGVDIPKGLGARHMAAGAITRDTNATAIVLSESDGLVRAFKGGELILEIDPENY, encoded by the coding sequence ATGTCGGATGTCAGTGAGTTATTCGGGGACCTCTTTACCGACGCGGACGGGATCGTCCTGTTCTCGCCGAGCAGTTCGTACTACCAGACGTTTACCGATCTGGAAGACCTCGACGTTATCGTCGCCGCACCGGACAACGAGCACGGCGCGGACCGGTTCGTCGAACTCCCGCTGGCATTCGAGGATGTCGCCGACCAGCTAACCTTCGCCATCGAGGGTGCGCTCGACGACGACCTGGTCGAGGAGGGAGACGAGCTAATCTGTGGCGCAAAACTGTTCTCGGATGACGATATCGACACGGTCGCTCGTGTCCGGGTGAGCGCTGGTGAGAACTCGGGGATCTACGACCTCTTTACCCAGTCCCGGGCGGAGCCGTCCGTAATCCGTGCGGTATTCGAAGTGGCGATCGAACTCGGCCAGAAGGGACAGAAGGGCAAGCCCGTCGGCGCGCTGTTCGTCGTCGGGGACGCCGGGAAGGTGATGAACAAGTCCCGGCCGCTCAGCTACAACCCCTTCGAGAAGTCCCACGTCCATGTCGGCGACCCGATCGTGACTGTGATGTTAAAGGAGTTTTCCCGCCTCGACGGAGCTTTTGTCATCAGCGACGCCGGGAAGATCGTCAGCGCCTACCGGTATCTCGAACCCGCCGCCGAGGGCGTCGACATCCCAAAGGGACTGGGTGCACGACACATGGCAGCAGGGGCGATTACCCGGGATACGAACGCGACGGCGATCGTGTTGAGCGAGAGCGACGGTCTGGTTCGGGCGTTCAAGGGCGGCGAACTGATTCTGGAGATAGATCCGGAGAACTACTGA
- a CDS encoding FUN14 domain-containing protein, whose translation MEIEAQQLAMEFGGGALIGGIIGYATKRIAKVLAVIIGVQLALFRFLESKGIVIVDYDRLTHGLVATRDQVQDPGWIVPIISTLSIGAGFIGGFWVGYRRG comes from the coding sequence ATGGAGATCGAGGCCCAGCAACTGGCCATGGAGTTCGGCGGCGGCGCGTTGATCGGCGGTATCATCGGCTATGCGACAAAACGGATCGCAAAAGTTCTTGCCGTCATCATCGGCGTCCAACTGGCGCTCTTTCGGTTTCTGGAGTCGAAAGGGATCGTGATAGTCGATTACGATCGGCTAACACACGGGCTGGTCGCGACGCGTGATCAAGTCCAGGACCCGGGCTGGATCGTGCCCATCATCTCGACGCTGTCGATCGGTGCAGGCTTTATTGGCGGGTTCTGGGTCGGATACCGACGCGGCTAG
- the mutS gene encoding DNA mismatch repair protein MutS encodes MDAALGPPEKMAERSDELTPMLSQYYELCSEYEDSLVLFQVGDFYEAFCEAAEAISRLLEITLTRREDSTGTYPMAGIPIDNAESYIETLLDAGYRVAVADQVEEPSQVSGVVDRAVTRIVTPGTLTEDELLRTDDNNFVAALTADGGEYGLALLDVSTGDFYATAVSSAAALRDEISRFDPQEAIVGPNAAADPFPDSCMVTPHDERTFDHGRAREQVCAYFGDTDRLLAGDVEVRACGALLSYAEYTRGGKHTELAPDTFARHAAEDADEGAGPRDDAEASEDATLDYINHLTRYDPQEYMVLDRVAIRSLELFERRTAHDQAGPALVDVLDETACALGSRELKDWLRRPLIDREAIERRHDAVGELVGDLRTREELSDLLRDVYDIERLISRVARGRANARDLRSLKDTLDIVPDLRAALDNAETDALVDLRADLDELEDVRELIGTSIRPDPPTEVTDGGLIREGYSDDLDGLRATEREGKAWIDDLEARERERTGIDSLKVGHTSVHGYYIEVTNPNLDAVPDNYQRRQTLKNSERFVTPELKSREDEIISAGERADDLEYRLFTEVRSDVATESARVQAVAERIAELDALVSLATVAAQHDYNRPELGGDGIHVEGGRHPVVERTEEQFVPNDARLDEDAVVTILTGPNMSGKSTYMRQVALIVVLAQIGSFVPAEHADVRLVDRVFTRVGASDDIASGKSTFMVEMTELAEILDSATEHSLVLLDEVGRGTSTTDGLAIAQAVTEHVHDRIGATTLFATHHHELTELARELPGVVNRHFAARRTGSEVSFDHQLSEGSATASYGVEVASLAGVDAGVVERARELLDEEQRGNSNDSAGEPVATDGSSIAIGESATIGDGGHADATVLATLRDVNLADTTPLEALQLLDELQRELDSGSSSN; translated from the coding sequence ATGGACGCGGCGCTTGGACCGCCCGAGAAGATGGCCGAGCGGAGCGACGAGCTGACGCCGATGCTCTCGCAGTACTACGAGCTCTGTTCGGAGTACGAGGACTCACTCGTGCTGTTTCAGGTCGGCGACTTCTACGAGGCCTTCTGCGAGGCCGCCGAGGCCATCTCACGTCTTCTGGAAATAACGTTGACCAGACGCGAGGATTCGACCGGTACCTACCCGATGGCCGGGATTCCGATCGACAACGCCGAATCGTACATCGAAACGCTACTGGATGCGGGCTACCGGGTCGCGGTCGCTGATCAGGTCGAGGAACCATCGCAGGTATCGGGCGTCGTCGACCGCGCAGTGACCCGGATCGTGACGCCCGGGACGTTAACCGAGGACGAACTGCTCCGGACCGACGACAACAACTTCGTCGCCGCGCTGACCGCGGACGGTGGGGAGTACGGTCTCGCGCTGCTCGACGTTTCGACCGGCGATTTCTACGCGACTGCCGTCAGCTCTGCGGCTGCACTCCGTGACGAGATCAGTCGGTTCGATCCCCAGGAAGCGATCGTCGGGCCGAACGCGGCCGCCGATCCGTTCCCCGATAGCTGTATGGTTACGCCCCACGACGAGCGGACCTTCGACCACGGTCGGGCCCGCGAGCAAGTTTGTGCCTACTTCGGTGACACCGACCGCCTGCTCGCGGGGGACGTGGAAGTCCGCGCCTGCGGTGCACTGCTTTCGTACGCCGAGTACACCCGTGGCGGGAAACACACCGAACTGGCCCCGGACACGTTCGCCCGACACGCAGCCGAAGATGCCGACGAGGGAGCAGGACCCAGAGACGACGCCGAAGCGAGCGAGGACGCCACGCTCGACTACATCAACCACCTCACCCGGTACGATCCACAGGAGTACATGGTGCTCGACAGGGTGGCGATCCGGAGCCTCGAACTGTTCGAGCGCCGGACTGCTCACGATCAGGCAGGCCCCGCACTGGTCGACGTGCTCGACGAGACTGCCTGTGCGCTCGGAAGCCGGGAACTGAAAGACTGGCTCCGGCGACCGCTGATCGACCGGGAAGCCATCGAACGGCGTCACGACGCCGTCGGGGAACTCGTCGGCGACCTCCGGACCCGCGAGGAACTGAGTGACCTGCTCCGTGACGTTTACGACATCGAGCGCCTGATCTCTCGGGTCGCACGGGGCCGCGCAAACGCCCGCGACCTTCGCTCGCTCAAGGACACGCTCGACATCGTACCCGATCTCCGGGCAGCCCTCGACAACGCGGAAACCGACGCACTGGTCGACCTTCGTGCGGACCTCGACGAACTCGAGGACGTGCGCGAACTGATCGGGACGTCGATCCGCCCCGATCCACCAACCGAAGTCACCGACGGGGGACTGATCAGAGAAGGGTACAGCGACGACCTCGACGGGCTCCGGGCGACTGAACGCGAGGGGAAAGCGTGGATCGACGACCTCGAAGCCCGCGAGCGCGAGCGCACCGGGATTGACTCTCTGAAAGTCGGCCACACCTCGGTGCATGGTTACTACATCGAGGTGACGAACCCGAATCTCGATGCAGTACCCGACAACTACCAGCGCCGACAGACCCTGAAAAACTCCGAACGATTCGTTACGCCCGAACTCAAATCCCGCGAGGACGAGATCATCAGCGCCGGAGAGCGCGCCGACGATCTGGAGTATCGGTTGTTTACCGAGGTGCGCTCCGATGTGGCTACCGAGTCCGCACGGGTACAGGCAGTCGCCGAGCGGATCGCCGAACTCGACGCGCTCGTCTCGCTGGCCACGGTCGCAGCCCAGCACGATTACAACCGTCCCGAGTTAGGCGGCGACGGCATCCACGTCGAGGGGGGTCGTCATCCGGTCGTCGAACGCACCGAGGAACAGTTCGTTCCGAACGATGCCCGCCTCGACGAGGACGCGGTCGTCACGATCCTGACCGGTCCCAACATGTCCGGCAAGTCGACGTACATGCGACAGGTCGCGTTGATCGTGGTTCTCGCACAGATCGGGAGTTTCGTCCCGGCCGAACACGCGGACGTGCGACTCGTCGATCGGGTGTTCACCCGCGTCGGGGCGAGCGACGATATCGCCAGTGGGAAATCGACATTCATGGTCGAGATGACCGAACTCGCGGAGATCCTCGATTCAGCGACGGAGCACTCGCTCGTCCTGCTCGACGAGGTCGGTCGGGGGACCAGCACGACGGATGGCCTCGCCATCGCACAGGCGGTCACAGAGCACGTCCACGACCGGATCGGGGCGACAACCCTCTTTGCCACACATCACCACGAGCTCACAGAGCTCGCCCGAGAACTCCCGGGTGTCGTGAACCGTCACTTCGCGGCGAGACGGACGGGAAGTGAGGTCTCGTTCGACCATCAACTCTCCGAGGGCTCGGCGACGGCGTCGTACGGTGTCGAGGTCGCCAGTCTGGCCGGAGTCGACGCTGGAGTCGTCGAGCGTGCACGGGAGTTACTCGACGAGGAGCAACGCGGAAATTCGAACGATTCGGCGGGCGAACCGGTCGCAACCGACGGCAGTTCCATTGCAATCGGCGAGTCGGCTACGATCGGAGATGGCGGACATGCCGACGCCACAGTTCTCGCGACGCTCCGAGACGTGAACCTCGCCGACACGACGCCACTGGAGGCATTGCAACTCCTCGACGAGTTACAGCGCGAACTCGACAGCGGATCGTCATCGAACTGA
- a CDS encoding ATPase domain-containing protein — protein sequence MTTETPRVSTGIDGADDVLHGGFVSNSSTLVRGSPGAGKTIFGLHFLAEGVAGGEDTLYINLGEPKEYLRQTAAAFDLDLDTVTFLDLSPSADQFRKSESYDLFSASEVEQPALIDTLRSEVESVSPDRVVVDPVTELKYLSSEEHQFRTQILSLLDLLKSEGATVLLTSQAAPSVADVDLQFLADAVINLDMKNGRRRLQVPKLRGSGSEQGPHTVTITGTGIHVWPRLAPADHGRDAPLGRLASGVDGLDGLINGGLTTGTVTFLSGPTGVGKTTLGLQFLTAAAREDRRAVLYSFEEVRKTMLTRADEIGIPAREMVEEGLLCIESIDPDELTVDEFTSQLQTHVTEGDMEVVMIDGVTGFARSLGGVEDDGTEQLVRIGRYLRNMGVTAIISNEVHQITGSFRATEQQLSHLADNIIALRHVEYDSELRKVIGVLKMRASDCTPTIQELMISEDGISVGEPLSGMRGILTGTPDWDDDG from the coding sequence ATGACTACCGAAACGCCCCGCGTGAGCACCGGGATCGATGGTGCAGACGATGTGTTGCATGGCGGCTTTGTATCCAACTCGTCGACGCTAGTCCGGGGCTCGCCGGGAGCAGGAAAGACGATTTTTGGGCTGCACTTTCTCGCGGAAGGCGTCGCGGGCGGAGAAGACACACTCTATATCAATCTGGGCGAGCCAAAGGAGTATCTCCGGCAGACTGCAGCGGCCTTCGACCTGGATCTTGACACGGTAACGTTCCTCGACCTGTCCCCGTCTGCGGATCAGTTCCGGAAGTCGGAATCCTACGACCTCTTTTCGGCGAGCGAAGTCGAACAGCCAGCGCTGATAGATACACTCCGCAGTGAAGTCGAGTCAGTATCGCCCGATCGTGTCGTCGTCGATCCGGTAACCGAACTCAAATATCTCTCCTCGGAGGAACACCAGTTTCGGACACAGATCCTGAGCCTGCTCGATCTGCTCAAATCGGAGGGCGCAACCGTCCTGCTCACCTCGCAGGCCGCGCCCTCTGTTGCGGACGTCGACCTACAGTTTCTCGCCGACGCGGTTATCAACCTCGACATGAAAAACGGTCGACGTCGACTACAGGTGCCGAAGCTTCGTGGCTCCGGATCGGAACAGGGACCTCACACAGTCACGATCACCGGCACCGGAATACACGTCTGGCCACGGCTAGCACCGGCCGATCACGGTCGCGACGCTCCCCTTGGTCGACTTGCCTCGGGCGTTGACGGGCTCGATGGCCTGATAAACGGAGGTCTCACGACTGGGACAGTTACGTTCTTGAGCGGTCCCACAGGGGTCGGAAAGACGACACTCGGCCTGCAGTTCCTCACCGCCGCAGCGAGGGAGGACCGACGGGCAGTGCTCTATAGCTTCGAGGAAGTGCGCAAGACGATGCTCACACGGGCCGACGAGATCGGCATCCCTGCCCGTGAGATGGTGGAAGAAGGACTGCTCTGTATCGAATCGATCGATCCCGACGAGCTCACGGTCGATGAGTTCACGTCGCAGCTCCAGACTCACGTCACGGAGGGGGACATGGAAGTCGTCATGATCGACGGTGTAACCGGATTCGCCCGGTCCCTTGGCGGGGTTGAGGACGACGGTACCGAACAGCTCGTCAGGATCGGTCGCTATCTCCGAAATATGGGTGTCACCGCGATTATCTCCAACGAAGTCCACCAGATTACCGGATCGTTCCGGGCGACTGAACAGCAACTGAGTCACCTAGCGGACAACATAATCGCTCTCCGGCACGTGGAATACGACAGCGAACTTCGGAAAGTAATCGGTGTCTTGAAGATGCGAGCCAGCGACTGCACGCCAACGATCCAGGAACTGATGATCTCCGAGGACGGTATTTCCGTCGGCGAGCCGCTATCGGGCATGCGTGGGATCCTGACCGGAACGCCGGACTGGGACGATGACGGCTGA
- a CDS encoding ribosome assembly factor SBDS: MISLDEAVTARLESHGERFEVLVDPDAALSIKRDEFEGDLEDVIAAEDVFENASRGDRPAEGDLEDVFGTTEPLEIIPEVIKRGEIQITADQRREMQERKHNKLVNQITRNAVNPQMDDAPHPPDRIESALEDAGFSVDPMEPVEEQIDEALDALRPVIPIRFDEVTVAVQVPPDHAGSAQAKLRSFGDLEREEWQADGSWIGVLTFPAGLQNEFFDRANEVTSGEAETQIIKDEDDIKTR; the protein is encoded by the coding sequence ATGATATCGCTCGACGAGGCAGTGACGGCACGGTTGGAATCGCACGGTGAACGCTTCGAGGTGCTCGTCGACCCTGACGCCGCCCTCTCGATCAAGCGTGACGAGTTCGAGGGTGATCTGGAGGACGTAATCGCCGCCGAGGACGTCTTCGAGAACGCCAGCCGCGGCGACCGACCAGCAGAGGGCGATCTCGAAGACGTCTTCGGCACGACAGAGCCACTGGAGATCATCCCCGAGGTCATCAAACGCGGGGAGATCCAGATCACGGCCGACCAGCGCCGCGAGATGCAAGAGCGCAAGCACAACAAGCTGGTCAACCAGATCACGCGCAACGCGGTCAACCCGCAGATGGACGACGCGCCCCATCCCCCGGATCGGATCGAGAGCGCGCTCGAAGACGCCGGGTTCAGCGTCGATCCGATGGAACCCGTCGAAGAGCAGATCGACGAGGCGCTCGACGCCTTGCGGCCGGTTATCCCGATCCGCTTCGACGAAGTGACCGTCGCCGTGCAGGTCCCCCCGGATCACGCCGGGAGCGCACAGGCCAAGCTCCGCAGCTTCGGCGACCTGGAACGCGAGGAGTGGCAGGCAGATGGCTCCTGGATCGGCGTGCTCACCTTCCCTGCCGGACTGCAAAACGAGTTTTTCGACCGGGCCAACGAGGTCACGAGCGGCGAGGCCGAAACACAAATCATCAAAGACGAAGACGATATCAAGACGCGCTAG
- a CDS encoding mechanosensitive ion channel family protein, with the protein MFDQTLGELGTIGTLLQQPIVLGLLVLVLGLLLGVAVGRINKQILMTAGIGDAVEGTPFERTARSIGTSTVSLIARITSWFIYGVTILTAIHISGIFDAPTFWFGVAEFVPRLFIAVLVMIAGFILADKAELAVSERLKNVKLPEINILPLIVKYSVLYIALLIALGQVGVNTTALLVLLTVYVFGVVLIGGLAFKDFLSSGAAGMYLLLNQPYGIGDEVRIGDRQGIVQEMTLLTTRIENDDAEFIVPNRVIFEDGIARMRN; encoded by the coding sequence ATGTTCGACCAGACGCTCGGTGAGCTTGGCACGATCGGGACGCTCCTCCAGCAGCCGATCGTACTTGGATTGTTGGTGCTGGTTCTGGGACTGTTGCTCGGCGTCGCGGTCGGCCGGATTAACAAGCAAATCCTCATGACGGCGGGGATCGGGGATGCTGTCGAAGGGACACCCTTCGAGCGCACTGCGCGAAGTATCGGCACTTCGACCGTCTCGCTCATCGCACGCATTACCTCGTGGTTCATCTACGGCGTCACGATTCTGACGGCGATCCACATCTCCGGCATTTTCGATGCGCCGACGTTCTGGTTCGGTGTTGCCGAGTTCGTCCCCCGGCTGTTCATCGCTGTTCTCGTGATGATCGCGGGCTTCATCCTCGCGGACAAGGCCGAGCTGGCGGTGAGCGAACGCCTCAAAAACGTCAAGCTCCCCGAGATCAACATCCTCCCGCTGATCGTCAAGTACAGCGTGCTCTACATCGCCCTGTTGATCGCGCTGGGACAGGTCGGCGTCAACACGACGGCGCTGCTCGTCCTGTTGACCGTCTACGTCTTCGGTGTCGTCCTGATCGGCGGGCTGGCGTTCAAGGATTTCCTATCATCAGGGGCCGCGGGGATGTATCTCCTGCTCAACCAGCCCTACGGAATCGGTGACGAAGTCCGGATCGGCGACCGACAGGGGATCGTTCAGGAGATGACGCTTTTGACGACGCGGATCGAGAACGACGACGCCGAGTTTATTGTGCCGAACCGGGTCATTTTCGAGGACGGTATAGCCCGGATGCGGAACTGA